CTAAAgttcgccaattttttttaggttTTCCAATTCAACAGGccacatttttcaattatttatgcaCTCGAATTTCgctacaatttttcataatcgCACAGTAATGGctgtatataatacaaagATATACCTCATCACGTTCACTGCCTGCTTCGATGAGACTTTGTTGGATAGCAAACTGCAGTAAATCATCCTCTTCCTCAATACTAAATTGACGTCTAACATCAGCCCCTGTATTAACATGGATAATATAATTTCGATTACATGACAACATGGTTTCTAAAGAGAATATACTCAAATATCTTATCTCTTTCAGTTGTCTACCTAATTTAGTGTATCCAGGTGGAGCGTCAAAGCAGATATCGTCAACTAAACAAGTTATCTTATTGCCATCTTGCAGTCTTCCAACATTAGATACTTCCTGATCTAGTCCAAAGATATTGCCGAATGTTATTCTGGCATTTAGTACGTGAAATAATGGAATTTCtagaagaaaattgaaatgaaagaatTATCTAACTTAAAAATAACTTTGGATAATATTCATGGTCAGTTCACATGTTCATGATGATCTTCAATCAATTTTAGAAGTTCAATTAACGAGAAACAGCAATTAGAATTGACTTGAAGTTAAAAAACTGACCATGAACACCAGCTCAATTTCAGCAAAAGTTCACCACAGGTCATTTGAACAATACCGATTTTGACGGGGAACCCAGCTGGAAGTTGCATTTGAATGAAGTCCTTCAGCTTGGCAAAGTGGGAGCTTGATATTGCCATCAAGTCTACGATAGGCATAATCTGCTCTTGCAAACTGAGAGGATACTCTTCACTAAGCCATAGAGTTGCCTGCGGTTAAATAATCCAACCTAATATGTAACCAAGTATTCAGGTTCTTGCAACTATACTTAATTAGTACACTATACCTCATGTGTCTACATAATGCAGTGGaagaaaaatctttaaaaacttaTACGCATGTTTCTTAATGGTAATGATGTGAAACGCAGTTGATTACGAGCTTTTGGAAAATGTGTAAATCTGtataaagaaatgaaagtttAAACGAAGGAATTataaaatgtaacaaaaattatgCAATCCACAGATTCTCAAGCTTTTTGAAGAGAATTTCTTTCTCTCGAAATAACTTCCTACCAGAATTTCTAGCTACATCACAGTATCTAATGAAATCTGAAAACAGAGATTTAATTTCCTGGTTTTACAGGTTTTTCAGCAGGGAGGTACTCTGTACATGAACAATGGAAACGAGCAATTTTTCAAGggtaaaattacttttttgcaAACAGGTTGTAATTTGTTGAATCTGTAGTATTTTAAAgagcaattatttttatagcaAGCTGGCGAAAAGGCATTGATTGAAGTACATCAGAGTTTGCTGAAGGAGTTACAAGATTTTCCGGAATTACTGTGAACCATTTGTTCATATGTGTTTCATACTCTGAGAAATCACAAAATATCAGAGTACGAGTATTCACAAGTGgacaaaaaaaactatttgacCCCAGAATTAACGAAAATAAGGTTTGCATAAAAttaattctgaaatatttgcttATATTTACAGTGAAATATTGCCAAGACACTGAGAAACGCGTTAATATTTGAAGAGAGGAAATTTGATTTGTTCTAAATTCGAATGTCAAATTGACCTTGGCAacaattcaatatttaatcTTACAAGATTTTCTTTGGACACTTGTGCATAAAACAGTCGATGATTCTACCTTTTCCTTAAAATCGTactttaaatgtttttcagtatATTGTCAACGGTTTGGGTATCACACACAGTGGTAAAGTAACAATTAGTAAAACTACCTTGAATTTTTGTATCTTTGTATTAATTTCTTTCGGCCTTCCAATGTCTTTACCCTCCAAATCAAAGTCTGGATCAAAATATTCTTCGGGCGTAATGTTACAAGGGTTACCAATGTTAATAAACTCCTCCTGTAATGATTAATATATGCACTTTTCTAATATCATCCAATACTATAAGTATAAATTACAGAAGCGTTTGTATAAAACTGTTTAACTGACACTACTTTCTTTTTCGTATAAACTTGCACAAATCGAATGCATGTTAAATCGACAAATTATGTGGATGctacaaatattgaaaaaaaacaaaatcaatcatttgaaaatttttagaaaagttCAGGAAAAGCAcattgtttttatatttttcatacattgaCTTTGTATGaagtaatataaaaatataaatacactGGCAGTGTTGTTGGTATTCTCTTGCTGTTCTGCAATTCCGAGAAAAGATTGAAGAGGTGTTCGAGGAGCACGAGCTCTAGCTCTGTCCGATTCAGACAAATGTTCCAAACGTGTTTTGGTTATCAATTCCACATTGCTCGCACTGAATACTTTACAATCGTGTCCATTTACAGCTTCACTTTTATCAGAACGCCAACCCCATAACCCTGCTTTATTCCTAGATGTTTTGCAAGATTTGGTTTTAATTATTGAGATTTGATACAATTAGTTGACTAcaggtaattttaatttttttatcaatacgCATTCAACTTTAAAagtgagaataataataaattctatttcttACTACACTTTACAAtataacatattattataactagGGCAATACTGCAGTTTTTACCTTTCAAAGCTGATTTTTTCAGTGTCTATATATGTGGTAACTATGGGATTGGTAAGCCGCGCGATTATGCTCTCTTCTGAAGGTAATATCATTTGCTCATTGTCTTCTCCGACTAATTTCATATGCTCGACGTAAACTTTCCTCGTCTCGTGATCTACCTCCATCATCGTCGCCCCATCATCTATTATAAGGTGTAGTTATTATCACAGCacaattttgtaatttatgcAGTTCTGATGTTTCTATTAAACAACATCACTCGGCATTGGCAAAATGCTCAATGAGTCGATCTGACACTGGAAATTTATACTAATGAGTCCGATAGTGTTAAAAGCTTGAGACAAAATTAGTCAACAAATATGTGCACACACACTAAGTCCTTACTTCAGGgtccgaaaaattttcattacaacacCCCCGAGACCTGTTCCaaataagttgaaaaaaatctgtgtaaaCTTTCAACCCGCTACATCAAAAAATTTACCCTTGGTGGTGCATGGACACACCTGCCTCATGCACACAGTTAATTTCTACACCACCAACTAATTGTGGAGATGAAGAAGATTATTTGTAGATTGTAGTGTCAATCAATACATTGTTCAAAAACTATGTTTTGAGTTCGTCATTTGTACATATTTCGCTCTTGTTTAATGGTCAATGTTAAGTACATTAAACTATACAAATAGATGAACACTAGATAAGAAATCAGgaagcaaaaaatattttcacatataCAATCTTATGATACTGAAGAGTGCCATTTAAATAGTTTCAATATGTAGACATGTATGGAATATACACATGTAATCATGATAATGTATATAATCCAATTACCCATCGTAACATAAAAAGCTGGAATTTAAAACTCCAAGATTAAAATAGCAGGAGTATAAGGAGAAAGCTTTAAGGCCGCGTGTAATGTGTAAGCTAGGAAATCCGAAAATGCAATTATGACGAGCTgcgttgtaaaaaatttagcTTATGAGGTGTTATTGATTTTGCCCATTGGCAAATAACTATTGCAACTATTGAAACAATTCGCAAAGTGAAGAGTATCGATGTTATTTTAGTTGATATTATTTCCATAATGTGCAAGGCTGATAATTATTTACTCTTCTATGTGCAACACAGTgagtgatttaaaaataaatcaacaaaCAGCCAATCAATTAAGATCAGATTAAATTAAAGTACTCTCAAGAATATGAGGGAAAAATTAAAGATAAGAAAAGGGAAAACACAGTATCACCTGATTGCTGTCCCAGCATGCTGAACACGTAACTGCGTGCACATCTAATTACCACGGGAGCATTCGTTGCAGCTTGCATTTAGTATTAGTAATCGATTATCGTCAATGCAAAGTAACTGATCGTTATGATGAAttgtgatgaattttaagaCAGATTTTTAGTGGCATTAAAGTATATAGTCTATACCTCACATGCGTACAAATAAGAGTATTTTACAGTTTTTATGTTCACTTACTTTGACCCTTGAAAATGTAGCTACGATTTCCACGCTGCCAATTAGTATGATCGAAACCTAACAGTGTGGTGTCAATTCGAACATTGCTGCCCTGCTTATAAACTTTATAAGTGTCGCTAGGGCACATCCGTGAAACTAAAGGAACTGTATAGAAGGAACTTTAGTTACAATTTGTGTTGTGAAATTAAAGACAATGATCGGAGCAAATTAGCCGACCCAacgaataattgatttaaaaaacgaCCTTACGTTCgtaattatgtaaaaattatcTAACAAATTAACCTCGCAATATGTGACTAGCCGATTTTGTTGTAAATTATGTTGAAAGTTTCAGTAAAGTTTGTAAGCAATGTCTCACAAAGTTAGCTTGCAAGGCATGAAACAACTTGCCAATATGAATGTGATATAGAAAACTCAAGAAATTGAATGTATGGAAACAGATGAGATATTCTTGAGAAATTGTTATAAGAATTAGGAaagcaaaataaatttataaaccaTTATAGACCACAATGAtggtaaatttaaataacaaaacatatttataatcaaatttttcacttttcaagtGTAAACTTACCCCAACTGGTGAACTCCCACTTCATTTCTACATAGAAGTCAGGCGCCTGAAAAAGGTCAGCATTCAATCAATTGCTCCATGAAAATATTGGATCGTTTGTTTTAATGTTCTTCACAGAGATTGAATTTCATAGCTTGTACAGCTCTTTACATATGAATGATAACTCACTTGTTTAAGCTTATGAAGCAACTCAGGAATCCCGGCAACCCGGTTTGTGTATCTTTGGTAATCTCGACGCTCTAGCACCATTTGAAGCAATTCTGGATCGCCGGTCCCAACAGCTTCTTGGACCACTTCAAAGAAGTACGTACATACAATGATCAATACAAATAGCAAGATACTAAATTCTCAAGATAAATAGACAACGAATATATAATCATTGTTTTAATGAAATCTAATAACTATGAACTATAAGTATAACTGACCGCTCCAGCCCTGCGTGTTCTCCGTGTTAACATTTGCTTGGTGATGGAGTAAAATTCGCGCCGCTTCAGCATGACCAAGAGTCACAGCTAACATCAGAGGAGTTCTGCCTCTGTTATCACATTTTTCCTTATCGTGCTAAAATAAATGATATATTTATGATAAAGACAATTCCAGTACCTTGACGCGAAATGTGCaagattgaaatatatttgaaaactaTTGTTATTAGACTGGATTAGGGGATATAGGATAGGAAACGTGCATCAGACTGTGCAAATCATTTCAATCCTAATATGCAGTAAAACATTTCTCAACCTATTTTCAGATAATGGCCCAAGTGCGAACACGCCTATTCCAgatatctatttttttcagaaagtaATGCAATTTGATGGATTATTAGAATAGAGGGATACCGGAGTTTGAAGCCATCATTCAAACCGATAAGGCTTCTTCCTATGTTGATATGGCTTCAACGACTGTTTCCAAATGTGACCGTTATAATTCTTAATCAATAATTTTGGCAACTTCGATATAATTATGATATTAATGAGGTCGACATCAAAAAATATGTCGATGTCTTACGGATGAAAGTTTCTATTCTAATTGACGAGATATCCAACCCAGAAAATAACCGTACAACAAATGTTACCACATATAAAGTAGGAATATACACTTTTGATGCAATTAGGAAATTGAGATTAACATTTTCTTAGGAATATTACATGATGATGGTAGAATttatgaataagaaaaaaccAGCCAGTCATTTGAAAGCACAAATTGGTTGTGAACATCCCTAACGATGGCTTAATTTTGCAGGTCTAAAGGAGCCGTAATTGTGCAAGTATTGCGCACAAAAGCAGGCTGAGTTGTTGAATGGTACGGAATTATAACATAGTGTGgataacgagaaaaatttgacctACCAATTTTGTGGAAAGTTCTTTGTCGAGATCATCGTACTTGTTGTTCCACACAAGCCAGTGAAGCGGATAGTTTAATTGTATCATATCTATATTCACCATCTCTACAAAATGTACTTAACGTTAACATGCAATATAATGGttagagaaaattttacagttcAAACTCGGGACATAAAATTTGACAGTCGAATACATGACACAAAAGGCTAATGAATAATCCACTGACAATGATCGCTGGGAGAAGACCGAATACCGTCTAAAAATAAACGCGTTCGCAGCTCTCTCACTTAAACACTGGAATCACTAAAAACCTTCGAACATATACTACTGCAGGGAGCTACCCACTCCATCGACCTCGTGTGACGTCTAAATTCCGGACAAATTAAGAGAGACTCAAAATTAAATCGCGAAAGTGAACTGGGGCGTATTactgtacatattatacatatatacatacaattgtGGGGTCCGATTTACCTGGGATAAAAGCTAatgaattaatataattgaacatAGATATAATCAGTGGTTTTGGTTTACCAATATGGATCAAAGAttaaagtgtgaaaaaaatacggaCAAAGAACCGTCATGAAAATATAGTTTAAATGTTACATGAGGTAAATAGGAGAAAGAACTCGATTGGAAATAACAGTTGGAATGGGCAGCTTATCGTGCTTgctgaaatgatttttaaggGGTGAACTACCCTGCTGAAATGCTATTTTTGACAATCCCCATGCATAATAGGGCCTAAGGTACAGATTGCAGTGAAACTGAATTTCTAAGGGTTTCTGACATAGCTCTCTTTTCAAATCTGAaggcgaaattcaaaattcaagatagcGGATCCAACATGGCCGACGTCGATAAcgaaaaatcgatcgattttcaCTAAAAATAAGTGGAAGCTGTTTTCGAAATCGCTGATCATGGATCTGACGACGAAAATTATACTTATACTACAGAACTACTCATTGTGAGTCTATCTGTGCTTGCGTGATCGATTCTACTGTCTAACGTATTTCCAACGGTAATAATACCATGTGGCCGTAACATCACACCGCCGCTGAGTCACCGATTGAAGTTAAGAGACCGGCCCTGTTGCTCTCTCTCTTATTACGGCTTCAACTCGGTCCACAGACTGCGCAGTCTATCTCTATACGTCTATGGTCTATGATACAGAGCTTTCGACGTTTGTGTTTCCCATTCCTCGTCGATTTACTGCGTTCCGTATCAAAGTCCGAACGGTCCGAACCGTCAATTGTCCAAACCATTTCGCTTTAATTCCGTGATCCGGCCGAACATGAGTTGTGGATTTGTTACCTGTGGCCCGAACGAAGCTCTTGTTGTTTCAGGTAAATATAAACGATACGAAACGTTCGCCGAAAACCTATTTACGCGTCTTCAATAATTGCTTTGGCATTCCGGTGACATAATTATGTAACACTTGTTATGCTGGAGGGACGAGCGAAATTAGCCCAGCtttgtatatctatatatgcacATGTCATACCACTTAACTCAATGGACATCGGAGATATAGATACTATACATACCTATGAGTATTCATCTAACGTCTAAAACccaattaattcattcaaagtcagagttgttttaatttttcatatccATAGTCTATTCTGTACCATGATAATGCCTAAATTATCAGACTAATATCGAAACACCGATATTACGTCCGTGTGGatagttgataaaatttgcTTGGGTTTTTCTCTGCTTAAAGTATGGATACACCTGAAGGGTGGTTATAATTTGATATGGTCTGGAGTTCGATGAGAACGTTAGCAGGGTATTGATTGAATGATAACGTTTGACGCATGTAGTTCGTTTAAGAATATTGAATAGTTTATTgtttgtaattgaaaattaataaaatattaggAGTGTGTCTTGAGAGACGTTTTGTTAAGAAGTCAGAGGCGTAGTTGACGAAAGTAGGAATCTGAGTGAAGTTAGAGACAAAGCATATGTGTGCACGAGAGGTGTAATAATCTAGAGTAGAGGACAAAATAGAGACTATAGCGTTAATGCAAGAAATGTGGGCGAGTTACCAAGTAGGAGCAATAGATGGTAAAAACTTGTCATTTCGTACACTTTAATTTGACAC
The Neodiprion lecontei isolate iyNeoLeco1 chromosome 3, iyNeoLeco1.1, whole genome shotgun sequence DNA segment above includes these coding regions:
- the LOC107226419 gene encoding ankyrin repeat domain-containing protein 13D isoform X1, which translates into the protein MVNIDMIQLNYPLHWLVWNNKYDDLDKELSTKLHDKEKCDNRGRTPLMLAVTLGHAEAARILLHHQANVNTENTQGWSVVQEAVGTGDPELLQMVLERRDYQRYTNRVAGIPELLHKLKQAPDFYVEMKWEFTSWVPLVSRMCPSDTYKVYKQGSNVRIDTTLLGFDHTNWQRGNRSYIFKGQTATNAPVVIRCARSYVFSMLGQQSDDGATMMEVDHETRKVYVEHMKLVGEDNEQMILPSEESIIARLTNPIVTTYIDTEKISFERNKAGLWGWRSDKSEAVNGHDCKVFSASNVELITKTRLEHLSESDRARARAPRTPLQSFLGIAEQQENTNNTASEEFINIGNPCNITPEEYFDPDFDLEGKDIGRPKEINTKIQKFKATLWLSEEYPLSLQEQIMPIVDLMAISSSHFAKLKDFIQMQLPAGFPVKIEIPLFHVLNARITFGNIFGLDQEVSNVGRLQDGNKITCLVDDICFDAPPGYTKLGADVRRQFSIEEEDDLLQFAIQQSLIEAGSERDEVDIWEALRAQKPSRPTTPNITSEEERQLQRAIQASLALYQETVGGCEIEEESPASGGGSKRGETCEALEGPAEQLRLALRLSEQQQLEEEQRRLLEEETFQQVLELSLTDK
- the LOC107226419 gene encoding ankyrin repeat domain-containing protein 13D isoform X3; its protein translation is MVNIDMIQLNYPLHWLVWNNKYDDLDKELSTKLHDKEKCDNRGRTPLMLAVTLGHAEAARILLHHQANVNTENTQGWSVVQEAVGTGDPELLQMVLERRDYQRYTNRVAGIPELLHKLKQAPDFYVEMKWEFTSWDDGATMMEVDHETRKVYVEHMKLVGEDNEQMILPSEESIIARLTNPIVTTYIDTEKISFERNKAGLWGWRSDKSEAVNGHDCKVFSASNVELITKTRLEHLSESDRARARAPRTPLQSFLGIAEQQENTNNTASEEFINIGNPCNITPEEYFDPDFDLEGKDIGRPKEINTKIQKFKATLWLSEEYPLSLQEQIMPIVDLMAISSSHFAKLKDFIQMQLPAGFPVKIEIPLFHVLNARITFGNIFGLDQEVSNVGRLQDGNKITCLVDDICFDAPPGYTKLGADVRRQFSIEEEDDLLQFAIQQSLIEAGSERDEVDIWEALRAQKPSRPTTPNITSEEERQLQRAIQASLALYQETVGGCEIEEESPASGGGSKRGETCEALEGPAEQLRLALRLSEQQQLEEEQRRLLEEETFQQVLELSLTDK
- the LOC107226419 gene encoding ankyrin repeat domain-containing protein 13D isoform X2, whose amino-acid sequence is MVNIDMIQLNYPLHWLVWNNKYDDLDKELSTKLHDKEKCDNRGRTPLMLAVTLGHAEAARILLHHQANVNTENTQGWSVVQEAVGTGDPELLQMVLERRDYQRYTNRVAGIPELLHKLKQAPDFYVEMKWEFTSWVPLVSRMCPSDTYKVYKQGSNVRIDTTLLGFDHTNWQRGNRSYIFKGQNDGATMMEVDHETRKVYVEHMKLVGEDNEQMILPSEESIIARLTNPIVTTYIDTEKISFERNKAGLWGWRSDKSEAVNGHDCKVFSASNVELITKTRLEHLSESDRARARAPRTPLQSFLGIAEQQENTNNTASEEFINIGNPCNITPEEYFDPDFDLEGKDIGRPKEINTKIQKFKATLWLSEEYPLSLQEQIMPIVDLMAISSSHFAKLKDFIQMQLPAGFPVKIEIPLFHVLNARITFGNIFGLDQEVSNVGRLQDGNKITCLVDDICFDAPPGYTKLGADVRRQFSIEEEDDLLQFAIQQSLIEAGSERDEVDIWEALRAQKPSRPTTPNITSEEERQLQRAIQASLALYQETVGGCEIEEESPASGGGSKRGETCEALEGPAEQLRLALRLSEQQQLEEEQRRLLEEETFQQVLELSLTDK
- the LOC107226419 gene encoding ankyrin repeat domain-containing protein 13D isoform X4; translated protein: MVNIDMIQLNYPLHWLVWNNKYDDLDKELSTKLHDKEKCDNRGRTPLMLAVTLGHAEAARILLHHQANVNTENTQGWSVVQEAVGTGDPELLQMVLERRDYQRYTNRVAGIPELLHKLKQAPDFYVEMKWEFTSWVPLVSRMCPSDTYKVYKQGSNVRIDTTLLGFDHTNWQRGNRSYIFKGQTATNAPVVIRCARSYVFSMLGQQSDDGATMMEVDHETRKVYVEHMKLVGEDNEQMILPSEESIIARLTNPIVTTYIDTEKISFERNKAGLWGWRSDKSEAVNGHDCKVFSASNVELITKTRLEHLSESDRARARAPRTPLQSFLGIAEQQENTNNTASEEFINIGNPCNITPEEYFDPDFDLEGKDIGRPKEINTKIQKFKATLWLSEEYPLSLQEQIMPIVDLMAISSSHFAKLKDFIQMQLPAGFPVKIEIPLFHVLNARITFGNIFGLDQEVSNVGRLQDGNKITCLVDDICFDAPPGYTKLGADVRRQFSIEEEDDLLQFAIQQSLIEAGSERDEVDIWEALRAQKPSRPTTPNITSEEERQLQRQGYSS